One Erpetoichthys calabaricus chromosome 8, fErpCal1.3, whole genome shotgun sequence DNA segment encodes these proteins:
- the LOC127528894 gene encoding CAP-Gly domain-containing linker protein 3-like, whose product MRRDSVFEYLSVVRISSFIRCLRMCQMGAPRPPLTDESVSGKNLKLEEGPSGAEDFTTEEVAEEMGLGSEAEQAGVEAPGRAEGPLKDIGGQYAERKKPLLKLGERVVLGRGRKGVVRFIGQLESINSKEIYVGVELDIPCGENDGKTKGKRYFTCRPYHGTFAQMSAVKSCKPLAAAGCTPNGPDTSDSDEGGSSSTDTRNVRRILRRTRNQMNINSPVRCKQPPGANEQTSDQGSRIPALVDFKGLPKMSPIV is encoded by the exons GTCTGAGGATGTGCCAGATGGGAGCGCCAAGACCTCCTTTGACTGATGAAAGTGTCTCTGGAAAGAATTTAAAGCTGGAAGAG GGCCCGAGTGGTGCGGAGGACTTCACTACAgaagaggtggcagaagaaatggGCCTTGGGAGTGAAGCAGAGCAGGCTGGCGTAGAGGCTCCTGGCAGGGCAGAGGGTCCGCTGAAGGACATCGGTGGGCAATATGCAGAAAG aaagaagCCTTTGCTAAAGCTGGGCGAGCGTGTGGTGCTGGGAAGAGGACGGAAAGGAGTGGTGCGCTTCATAGGACAGCTGGAGAGCATAAACAGCAAGGAGATTTATGTCGGCGTGGAACTAGACATCCCCT GTGGTGAAAATGATGGAAAGACAAAGGGGAAAAGATATTTCACGTGCCGGCCTTACCATGGCACCTTCGCTCAAATGTCAGCCGTCAAG TCTTGTAAACCGCTAGCAGCTGCTGGCTGCACTCCCAACGGTCCTGACACAAGTGACTCGGATgaaggcggcagcagcagcaccgACACCAGAAACGTCAGGAGGATACTCCGGAGGACCAGAAACCAGATGAACATCAACTCACCGGTTCGGTGTAAGCAGCCTCCAGGTGCCAATGAGCAGACATCTGATCAAGGATCTCGAATCCCCGCTTTAGTCGACTTCAAGGGACTTCCGAAAATGAGCCCCATTGTTTGA